CTTGTCTAGCTCATCATTTTCTATTGTCCGAATAATTTTTTCCGACAAACTCAAGGGGCAAATTTTGTCCAGTCTCATATTCATTCAGGGAAAATGACATCAAATATAAGTATCGGAACTtttactataattttttttgaagaataaaCGATTTGCCACATATGGCATGTCGCTTAAAGTGAACATTCTGTAAAATTGACAATACTCTGCTCGGAAGATTATGACAATTAGTCATCAAACTTGGGACGTGCTTTTTCataattcattcattttctaatttactTTCCCGttgtacaaaaaaataaaatatagaaacATAGACtgcatcttttttttattttttattttatttttttgcgtCACTTCCACCGGCCCAAGCATTTATGGATGCGGGGCTTACGCGACGTGGAAGTGAAGtcacaaataaattattatttttttctctttgtccGTCTGAAACCacaaataaaaagttgatttctggaaacttttcaatttttaatcgGTTCTTTTGTCGGAATTTTTTAATCGGTTGGTGTGGAcggatttctctatttttgtgGTGGATTTCGCACACGCATCTGACACTGAACTTGACATCCCTGGGCGAATGCACCggaatcttttgaatttctgAATAAAGTAAATAAcgtcttcaaaaaaaaaaaagaataaagtaaataacgagaaaaatacatatattttaaattttttttaaaatcgtaCACTCTAAAGACAGTCCCACCAAAACCCTAATGGGTAGGAGACTACCTGACACGAGGTCCTAGTAATTCGGCAGCACGGCAAATAAGGGTGTCAATATTTTGATTTGGTTCGGGTTTTAAGAAAATTGGAAACAAGTCAAACAATTTGAATATACATTAACTTTGAATCAAACCATATCTCGAACCGAATATAATTTGGACCGAATACTTGAATATGTTTGAttgtcttttttaaaatattaaagaaggtttaataagaaaagaagagagattgtgtaaattataatattaagaaGAGAAGTGATTCTTAGTTCGGTTCGATTAATTGGACCGAAGAAAagggttattaattgaaaatgtaTGAATTTTTTATCGGTTCAATATTCTAGTTCGATTTTGATACTTCTTGCGACAAAAGTGGCTTCAATATTCGCTGTCTATGTGAACCGAACTTGTGCAGTCGGAACACGTGTTACGTCGGCCTGAAAAATCCAAGTTCGTTTAGAGTAAGATAAAGAGGATGACGAGACACCTACAAAAGTTGTTAGTTATACTTTATCTTATGTATGATAGTGACAAATATCTAATTTATAACATACTTTTGAAAGTGGTCGGGACCACAtcctttttcaaaaagagaatatgcaaaaatttgtattttctcCAAGGTCTTATTAACAATTTCAGGTGCAAATAAAACTTTTCAAgataactcaaaaaaaaaaaaaaaaaaaacaaatgaaaaaatagGTTTACATTTTAATATATgattaatacaatgaaaaatctcaaaccggtacatttttaataaatttattacaagctaatttataatcacaaaaaatttcaaactggtacatttatgataaatttactcttcatTAATCTGTTAAAtcttactatcaaattactgaattaGATAACACGtggtaccaatttgggattttattctctatttgtcataagtgtattagtaattttttttgtaatattaatccaatttaatgaaaataatgaagggtaaatttatcataaatgcacgtgtttggagtttttgattataaaaatattaatttatgataaatttgtcacgaatgtACTAATTTGGAAGGTTTTTGGTAATTAACCCTTTAATAAAATCATTAAGTTCAAATTTGAACaaagtaaaattataaaaaataacatttgcAAGGGGAACCAAGTTTATTCAAGCTACGACGGTAGAAATGAAAGGGAATCAATTAATGTGTTCTCTAGGTACAATGAAATAATGCGTTAGCCTTCTCCATCTTTACACGACCAGGAAGACGAACTCCCGGATCGCAGCGATCTCGCCGATCTTCTTCAGCGTCTCCTTGGTCGGCTGATCGTCCACCTTGATCGAGATCATGCTCTCCAAGTTCTCCGAGTCGACGGCGGTCCTCGTAGCGTTCATGAAGCCGATGTTCACGTTCGCCTCCCCCAGGACGCTCCCGATCTTCCCGATCAGACCTGGCTGATCGATCGCCCTGCACAGCAGTATGCAGCCTTCCAACCGGACGTCCACCTCGAAGTTCCCGACCTTAGTCAGGAAGGGAAGCCCGTCTCTCACCTGCCCCCCGACTTCAATCTCCCCGGATGTCGATAGGGCGCCGTCGAATCTCGACTCCACGCTTGCTATCTGAACCTGGAGGAACTCGAGAGGGTACTCCGGCGAACCGGGCAAAGTGACTCGCTCTTCAGTAATTCTCAGTCCTCTTTGCTTGGCTACTGAATCTCCATTCACCCAGTTGACGATGACGCTGGAAATGGGTTCGATGAGGCCCTTGATCACCGCGGCTCGGAGGAGTTTTGTGTCGAGTTGATCCGGTTCTCTAGCAGAAGCGTATGTGACTTTTACTGCTTTAAAACCGCCTCTTCCTGCGATTAGTTTGACAGCAAATCTTCCTAGATTGATTGCGAGGTCCAGAAATGGCTTCAATTCCGCAAGGACCTGATAGAACAAAGGAGCATTGAAATGTGCAGGACATATGCCTAATGAACGTAGTAAGAACAGGCAACTATCAACGGAACGGTTTCTTTAGCCTTGAAAAGATTATATTTTGGACCTCAGATAACATCGTGTTTTATGGGCATTCGAATGAAATTGAAGGATCAATGCAGGACTTCATTATTTGTTACATCGCATGGCGTTAGCTCATGAAGAGACCTGATGCTGCACGATATAAAGATGCAAGATGATACCTCAGCAGCAACCATCGGTTCATTGACGACGGTCGAAGGAAGATCTCCTTTTAAAGCTTCAATGACGGCTTCTGCAATTTCGATAGCCAGTTGTTCCTGCACATTAGCTTTTGCTGTCATCTAATGGCACAGAAAGTGAAAAGTTTAAGCATTCAGAAAGTCAGGCTATTCAACCAACCTGAGCTTCGAAAGTACCGTCTCCGAGATTTGGGGTAACGATGACTTTCTCGTGTTGGACGAGCTTGTGGTCTTTCGGTGGCGGCTCCTCTATCAAAACATCTACTGCTGCCTGTTAGAGAAATCACTTCAACGTTCCGGATGATTTAATTAGCTTCCAAAAGACAAAAGTGAGACAGACAGAAGTACCCGCGACACAATTCCTGAATCGAGTGCCCTGACTAGAGCGTCTTCATCGATCAATCCTCCATGAGTGACATTCAGAATCTGAACGCCTTTCTTCATCTTCGCAAAGGTCTCATCATTAAGCATCTTCTGCGTGGCAGGAGTATAATGCATATGTAAGGAGATGAAATCTGCATTCGCTATGGCCTTGTCGAACGTCACCAACTCTACCCCGATTGCACGGGCTAGATGACCGGAGGCGTATGGGTCATATGCGATTACATGCATTCCGAGACCTTTGGCGCGTTGGGCAACATCAAACCCGACCTCTACAAACCCAAGACAGCAAGGGTCTTCCCTGAAAGAGACATGCCCACATACTTCTTCCTTTGCCAATTACCTGCATTAGCCGATGCATGTATACCAAAAATCACTTCCAAGTTTCTAGCCAAAACAGTTCGAGTGTTTTCACTATCCATTTTGAGAATATGTAGTATGTACACGAGATAGAAAATCTGTTATTATCAAGTGTTCCATTTAGAAATATATGCCGGATCGATCAAAATTCGTTCTGTTATCCAGCAGTCAGCTATAGAAAACTGTCATCAATCAAGTAGCTCCTCTGCAGAATTGTAAGATCTCGGGGCAACCCCTGAGAAAGACATTGCTATTATTAATGAGGAAATATGCCGGTAAACATAGCAGCCCCTGCACAAATATACTGAGATTCACAAGCTCAACCTGTTCCTTCAGCATCCCGATTTCTCAAGGTCAAAAGGAACCTCATAAACCGAAGAAAAGCTAGTTCACTATTTCAATTTATACGTACGGAAATGGGATTTCCTGAATTTACACTGCATCTTGCAGTAACTACTATGTGGTTCTACTAAGACATCTTGAAACACATTTTGCAGATCGATTCCGCTTCAGATTCGTATATCTGACTAGACTATGAAACTCTTCTCCTCTAATTCGTCAAGCTTTAAGGTATGAAAAGGATCCATCTAGAACCTGGCATCGTTCCGAAAAAGAAGGGATAATCACGTGCCATGCTGATGGCTCAGAACATATCAATCTCTGGGACCTGCACGATCTAACGGGTAATGCCAATTGGATACGACAAGTTGACCCAAAAAGGGTGCCTAGAGAAAGCATCCGATTATCGCTGTCGAACCCTTTTAGATCACAAAACCATAGTTGCACATGAGTAGAGCTGAACTTTCTACGCGTGGATTCCAGGTCCCATGTTCCTGTCTCTGATTGTTCCACATGAAACTGGACCACGATCCGATGGAATCGTTCGATAGCTTTTGATTTTATAATATATTCCAACAACTTTAGGGACAAAAGTAGTTCATGTCATGAAAGATTTCAAAGGTAAATATGCATTAAAAAGACGCAGAAGACAATTCAGCAGTCACCATTTGAGACTCTACATTGTTTCCTCTGTATATGCACTCCCAATACTAAACATTGCCAGAACAGAACAAACAGCTAGAACTAGAATTGCTGAAAAGGGATTGAAATTTATGAGACAAACACTGACCCGACTTCACCGAAACCGCAGCTTGCACAATGTTCCGGGCCATGGCCGTCAGGAGGGCGATCGCGTGCTCTGCCACTGCTGAGCCGCTCGCGTTCGGCGCATTCACCACCAGGCACCGGTTCTCGTTCGCCGCGGCCAGGTTCACATTGTCAATCCCACCCCCGGCGATCCCGACCACCTTCAGCCTCCCGCCGGAGCAGCCGAACACGTCCCCGCTCACCTTCATCTCGCTCCCGACAATGAGCGCATCACACCCGCCGATCCTCGCGCACAGCTCCTCGGGTGCGAGGTCAACGGCGTGGTCAACCTCCGCGAAATCCCTGAGGATATCCAGCCCCGCTTCCCCGAGCTCGTCCGCCACCAGGACGGTGAAGCGATCGTCATCGGAGGACGCGCACAGGGCCGCCGGCGGGCGGCGGAGGGAGCGGCGGAGGGAGACGGAGGCGGCGAGGTTCGCCAAGGGAGCGAGCCTGAAGGAGGCGAAAGCACCGGTCGCTAAGGATCCACCGAGCTTGATGGTGTTCGCCATATCGTCGCGATGCTGGATTCATTCGAGGGAGGTGGGGAGGGACGGAATTTAAAGAGCAGCGATGGTGGCTTGATGGGGGAATCGTGACTTTTCATGGAAATGGGAGGGAAGACGAAGCGAAGTTCTGAGAAGAAATGGGAATAAATTAATGGCGAACTTGGTCAACAACGCCGAGGGGTTAGGCAACTTCACAAGCATAACAAAGTCGTCGCTTCCTGCGCCGCCGTCGGCGGCCATCGAGCTCCGTCACGGTCGACGGCGGAGGTAGAGTGCGTGACGTGGTCTCACTGCcgccgtcttcttcttcttcatcttccgaCGCGGTCCCTGCAGAAGCGAGTAAATACCACGAGCCTCGCGACACCGACGACGTCCGAACGCGTTCTTTTCTCCgtgtgaaaacaaaaagaaaattttcccttGTATATACTAAAAAATattgggaaaattctaaataaagactagagtatcatcatttttttcaaataaagatttgaaataaactttatttcaaataaaagggCGGCCAGTGACTATTTCGATCATCCAAAAAATGGTATTttgattaaaagaaattataaccatatatatgtataaataattttatatatatttataaatattttttttcttttttcctcttcgcTTACCTCAGGTGAGGGTTGCGCTTGAGCTAGGCAGGGTGATGGTCACTCgagccaaatctggcaagggtgGCCCTCACATGGAGTCAAATAAGGCGACtctcgctagatctagcaaggagTGCCTTACTCGACTCTTGTGGGGGCTGTCCTTGTTACGCCCGATTCTCGAGCGCGTGCCCGTCTTTCTCTAGATTGATAAAAATTATGCGACTTCCCAAGACGAGTTGCCGACAAATTCATTttagcacatgtggaagcgaaaataaatctcatgacagtaatcatctcgggatagaaaaacaggacaTCACATTAACAAACAAACCacatttttataaacatactGAGTCATTTACACAAGTCGATAACCGAAAGACTAGTTTTCAAAAAGAGGTAGTCCTATCTGACCTACTCTTTAGGTCGCCTCAACTCGGCTCCAGACCTTCCACTTTACGGtcctgaaaattttaagccaacgatggggtgagatataaattttagcgagttcacgctctaagCCCCGATTAGAAGAGAAATACCTACAAGTGTCTAACCACATAATTATTCAATTAGCATAGATGACTTATCTCGCCATAGTTTCTTTCTTGCATGTCAGTATAGTTCATATCGCAATGCATCACAATTAGAACACTTCATCAACTTAATTAATCACAAGGgttccgattataaggccaaaccgttataacatatcccataccatgccacatagttttgtcttataatcaggcacatcaatatcaaacaatcacgcattccaattgttaattaagccACTCAAGGCACAACCGACTCCCATGTTCGGCTGTCTACTGGCGTAGCCAGGCATTGTCTCTTCCCCATTGAGCATGGCTACGTCTCATTAACGGCTTTTCCGAAGGAGCGTAAGTCTAGAATCTATTGCGGCCCGCTACCCTAATACATGGGTAACCTCAAAATGGATTTAGTAACGTTTGGTGTAATTGCTCGAGACgtgttctcttaaccaacacacgaccaatcaATTTCGACCTAAGACATCGTGCAttacactcaaatgcctcaattaaaatagtgatcctagcttatttttttcgtattaaaaatacacggtaaaatagtcatgtgtgggtacacggtgaGATTGGACTCAGAAAATTCATAATctccaatttaaaatctcactgttttatatagtatataaaaccatttttagCGTTAAAATTTGACACCCgagattttctgaataattattgaaattaataaattttggaattaaatattcaaaattccaataagcactcaatttgtacaaattaacatccaattgcagAAATTGAACACACCATTGCGATCGGCATgcaattccggtcaccgactatctcggtttaatttctagaaaataattaataattaaataaattaccgaaaattaaataaattacaaaataaataaatttaaagcatttaattgaattaacctaaactaactaaactaaataatctaactaacaattaaatctaaccatcctatttaatttaatctaagtacactaactaaataaactaaccaattcctaactaatccacctaactaaactaattaaactaactaagTACTAACTATATACTTAATCTAACTAAGCCATCTTAAGCCTACTTAACCTAATTAATCCACTAATTAGCTAACTAACACCTCTAAGTGTCATTAGCCCACTAATTAAGGATTAGAATGCAACTCACCGGTTAGCACGAAAATCGGCTCATGGTGATGGCAGTGCGACGGCAGCCGAGATTTGAActctcggcgaggccgagggaAGCTCGGGCCGGTTGAAATCGGCCACAAGCTCGCTGTTCGAGCTGAAAATCTGCGGCCTCGAGGACGTGCTGCTTCGGATGGGTTAGGCTCggacgaaggaaagagaagacacGGCTGCTTCGGTCTTCGATGGGCACCTTGAAGCTGGCGGACGTGAAGAGCGTGGGCTTGCAGGCGCTGGATTTCGTGGCAGAGGAGCAGCGGCAGTCAACCAAAGTGAAAACAAGGCTGGTTTGTTGACCAAAGGGGGAGGCGTGGCCTAAAGAGGGGAATCGTGAGTGGAGGTGGGCAGCTCGTGTGTGGCTTAATTCGGTGGACGTGTGGCTTGCGGGCAGGAGGAGTCAACAGCGTGGCTTCAACGGAGAGGAGTTGACTTCGATGGAGCAAGGTGATGGGGCTGAGGCGGTGGCGAAGATGGGGCGACAAGGGTTAGTGGACTGCGGCGGCAGAGAAAGAGAAACGAAGGGATGAAGCTGCAAAGAAGAGGGAGATTGAAGGTGAAGACGTCGCACGAAGGGGAGGTGCACGAAGGAGACCGAGGCAGGGGTCTTCGCAATGTGGAGGAAGCGGCTCCGTGGAAAATGAAAGGGGAAACAGCAACCGTGGAAGGCAGCTGGATTGGGGGAAACAGAGTCAACATGCTTATCCCTTCAATTAAACACTTGCCCCCTTATTCTTTCTAACAAATTAAACTCAGTATTAACcattttgatgccaaaaatatAACCCCTCAACCTTAGTTCCGAATTTCACTTAGTTTAGACTTCAATTTAAtcctcaatttctcaaattcgAAGTCCAATTTCGTTGGAGAAAAATCCCACACATTTCCACAAATTCCCATCACCCAGTAGATCGGCTTAGAAGTCAAAATTCCATTTAAATGAGCTAAACCGAATTTCCATTCGTTTTTCGAATTGttcgaatcgattttccgtaaaaattaCGGAATTTCCGAAAAATTTTCGGAAGATGAGtcgatattcctaaaatgaattgtgacatgacaaaactttcaatttctgaaatcgagttcaattttgcgattaatttcaatctgaagTGATTTTAGTGCGTTCTAAttctaccaggtagcttttaggaatttttaatgcaattgacccgtggttgattaatTTCGAGCCACAAcatacatctttgacacattgacaacttttggttgtcatgaaaatttcgagattttaaatacggacacatggtaagaaaatgacagaaaaatcggtctagtgccattcgatagaaattttgcaattaggtggaatcacccacgcacTAATCCCATACCTttatcgaatcaacctatctccggtctctgatcaattttggcagtgccgtaatgacccttacaaATTAGCACAATCGAGTAGttgattcctggtcaaattcttaAGTTTATTACGTTTAGATTCCTCAACGGCTTCATCTGATAggctagttaactcgtgagtggccaacttaaaaaaaaaaggctattgGCACATCGATAGaaagcccatttcatctcatcAAAATTAGACtcgaaaattaggatgtcacaaacCTCGCTTGAGTTCGATAGCCTCTGCCATGGCCGGTGGAGGGAaggggaaaaataagaaaaaaaaaaaaaaaaaaaaaaagaaaaaaaataaataaacaaaaaaataaattaaaagacgAAGATGCCCTTCGATATGAGAGGTTAGGCCTTTTTTTAAAACTGATATGGCTACTTCGATCcctcatttgaaacaaatttcgttttaggtttttatttgagataatttgaccacttcaggttcttatttgaaataaaatctactttaagtttttatttaagaaaataatgtcACTTCTAGCTCTTATTTAAagttttcccaaaaatatttaaatcattaaataatgtaaagaatttttctttttataaatatatgtgGCATGTAATAAATGTGAAATGATAATAGAAAAACCATTCAAGATTTGAACCTCTTTTTTCGCGTTCAAAGCTCGCTGATGATaggaaatattcaaattttgatgtTGAAATGCGTGAGacagaaataaaattattgacCTATTCATTATAAACTTTATACTAATAAATCAGATAGATATAGTAGAGACAAAAATGATTgagatttctctttttcaaaagataGTCTCTTTTGATTTACATGTATTGGAGACgatgcaatcattttttttataagatgcTTGAACTTAATTATCTTTCGTTCATTTAGTCTTCTTTCTGCAATTTAAAAAAGTAATTCATTTACCCATCATCAGGTCACTTTATAAGCTAGTGGTGTTTGACCCGAccttggatttttggcattggacatgcaactttttttttttttttttacacacgATAATATAAAATCCTCGCGAATACAAAATAATGATATCATTTAGGATTACTATCTCCATCGTGTTTAAGTAGACATCTATTACTTATCTACTTGAGAGGATGGCAAACTTTTCCGAATCCCATCGGCCAAATCAATCCGGATTAACATTATTCGTTGATGTGctcaaatttaatttatgccCCTTCAGTAGATAATGATATTATTTGGGAGCTCTACAAATTAGAtgtgcatataaaaaaaattagtttttgagcgattttttctttcttttttctttctctttaagtcttaccattcatttttcttttattgcatTTGCTCCCTGCCTTCTTTCTCAAGCAAGTTGCTGTTTGTCACAAAGGTGTAATTTCAGTTTAGGCTCGATTTCGACCTCcatattataataaaataaaacatattgttacatgtgtttttcatcataCAATAGCAAATGAGAAAGCTGCAATATTCGGTCAGCTTGATTCGTCATCTATATAATACCTTATAAGTCAACTTAGACCaaacgttcttttttttttgaacggcAAACAGCAGTACTTGATTTACTATTTCATATGAGGGAATATAACACCAAGAACTTAAGTGCATAAAAGATCAACTAAAGCAAGGGGATTGGATATCCAGTTAGGGGGTAAAGTGTTGTTTCAACAGGCCTTAGCTGTCCAATCCGCGAGGCAATTTGAGCTTCGGCTGCAGTGGGCCAAGGAGAGGCCCGGAAGACGGGCCAGTTTGGCTTGGGCCCGGCTCACGATCGACTGCACTTCCCAATTGAGTTCAGTAGAAGACTTTAACTCGTGCACAAGAGAGAGGCAGTCAGAGTGTACTtgtggagagagaaagcttcGGTTCTCGATGAAATCTAGGGTTTCGTTCATTGCGATCGCCTCCACCTGAGAAGCCGGCGCGCTAATTAattcgcaatttttttttttttataacttcctctttaggtCGGCGGCTTTGCGAAACCGTCCACCAAGAAGCCTCGGTGATCTTGACAGACGCAAGCAATGGTGGCTCTGTGTCGAGGAGGATCTCTCACATCGGTGGATGTTAAGTCATCTGCCGAGTCGGGAGCAAAATATGCATCTATATTGATTCGGAGCGTGCCTGGAGAGGGTGGAAGCCAGGTTCCAAATGAGTGTTCGGTCTCCTTCTTGCTGTTAGATTTACCGTTTATTGCTCTGTAACTCTTTGTTAATGCCTCTGCTCTAGCAATTGTTGATTGCGGTCTTGGGGTTTgatgattgaaaataaattgattccgCTCTTTCCAAATACTCCATAACACCACTGCTATATGATCAAATTTGCCGGAGGTAACTGGATTTTGTTGTATGCTGCAAATCCAGTCTTCGAATCGGGTGAGGCCGAATCTGGAGATCTGTAAATGCAGGGGAGCCGAGTTCCAAACCTTGGCAGTCCATGGGCAGAGAAGGAGTGTATTTTCGAGGGTTTCTGCTTCCTGCTTACAGAGGGGGCATAGAGGAGAAGGTATGATCTTTCGGTGGTGTAAATTCTCCATTGTAGCTAGGGCGTTATTGCATGTGTTCTAGAGGAAAACTTTAATTTTGGGTGGGGTTGTGGACTGCCAAATATATTTCCAGAGGTTGGGGTTAACTTGGTAAGACGAGGTTGCTTGTATGTCCTGTGATCTGATTGAGGCTTCCCTGAATATAAAATAGCCACTCTTTACTGAATAATCTCCTGATTTTGTATGCATCCATACTAGTTTATCTTCTTCATCAGGTAAGCCAATGGATGTGGCTAAAATTTCCCTAACTCTTCTTTCATCAAACATAGGATGTAGTAGATTTTCATTCCATGTGCCTGTACCTTGGTTTATGAGATCTGCAACT
This Eucalyptus grandis isolate ANBG69807.140 chromosome 7, ASM1654582v1, whole genome shotgun sequence DNA region includes the following protein-coding sequences:
- the LOC104414620 gene encoding LOW QUALITY PROTEIN: D-3-phosphoglycerate dehydrogenase 3, chloroplastic (The sequence of the model RefSeq protein was modified relative to this genomic sequence to represent the inferred CDS: inserted 1 base in 1 codon); this translates as MANTIKLGGSLATGAFASFRLAPLANLAASVSLRRSLRRPPAALCASSDDDRFTVLVADELGEAGLDILRDFAEVDHAVDLAPEELCARIGGCDALIVGSEMKVSGDVFGCSGGRLKVVGIAGGGIDNVNLAAANENRCLVVNAPNASGSAVAEHAIALLTAMARNIVQAAVSVKSGNWQRKKYVGMSLSGKTLAVLGLXEVGFDVAQRAKGLGMHVIAYDPYASGHLARAIGVELVTFDKAIANADFISLHMHYTPATQKMLNDETFAKMKKGVQILNVTHGGLIDEDALVRALDSGIVSRAAVDVLIEEPPPKDHKLVQHEKVIVTPNLGDGTFEAQEQLAIEIAEAVIEALKGDLPSTVVNEPMVAAEVLAELKPFLDLAINLGRFAVKLIAGRGGFKAVKVTYASAREPDQLDTKLLRAAVIKGLIEPISSVIVNWVNGDSVAKQRGLRITEERVTLPGSPEYPLEFLQVQIASVESRFDGALSTSGEIEVGGQVRDGLPFLTKVGNFEVDVRLEGCILLCRAIDQPGLIGKIGSVLGEANVNIGFMNATRTAVDSENLESMISIKVDDQPTKETLKKIGEIAAIREFVFLVV